The DNA region CTACATAATTGGCGGAGTTACCATAAATCTGTCTTCTATTTTGTTGTCGTTTTTCAAAGTTGTGGTAATACCGGTATTGACCGGCCACAGCAGGAAAAAACCCCAACTCTTTATAAAGATCGGACCGTAACGGGTCTAAACCGACTTGCATTCCCGCTTTGACATCAAAAGTAGTGTTCGTTCCAAGTGCCATTTCATACTCAAAACCAGGGTTTAGGAGATTGACCTTCATTTGTCTTAACTCGCAATTTTTGCCGAACTGGGCATTAGCTTGACAAACAAGTAACAGTAGTAAAAACAAGGGTAGGCATTGTTTAAGATACATTTAAATTTGGTTTTTATACAATCTTATGTAAAGACAACAGTTAGCCTCATAAAATAGTATCTTTGCTCAAAAATATTCGACGAATGGACTTATCCTTAATACCGCAAATAAAACATACTGACAGCAATAACTTTTTTCTACTTTCAGGCCCGTGTGCCATTGAAGGAGAAGAAATGGCGCTGCGCATTGCCGAAAAGATTGTTTCGGTTACCGATGCTCTAAAGATTCCGTATGTTTTTAAAGGAAGTTTTAAAAAGGCCAACCGTAGTCGAGTAGATTCATTCACTGGAATCGGCGATGAGAAAGCCTTAAAAATTCTGCGTAAAGTTTCGGAAACTTTTCATGTTCCGACCATAACCGATATTCACGAAATTTCCGATGCCGAAATGGCGGCAGAGTATGTTGATGTATTACAAATCCCAGCTTTTTTAGTTCGCCAGACCGATTTGGTTGTAGCCGCAGCAAAAACCGGTAAAGTGGTCAATCTGAAAAAGGGACAATTTATGAGTCCGGAAAGCATGAAACACGCCGTGACCAAAGTAATCGATTCTGGAAACGAACAAGTCTGGATTACCGATCGTGGCACCATGTTCGGTTATCAAGATATGGTGGTTGATTTTAGAGGTATTCCCACTATGAAAGAATACGCCCCTGTAGTGCTTGATGTGACGCATTCCCTGCAACAACCTAACCAAGCTTCAGGTGTTACCGGTGGTCGCCCGGAACTGATCAATACCATGGCACGTGCGGGAATTGCCGCAGGTGTGGACGGTATTTTTATGGAAACCCATTTTGACCCGGCAAATGCCAAAAGTGATGGCGCCAATATGCTGCACCTAGACCATTTAGAGCGCTTATTGACCAATTTAACCGCAATTAGAAAAACTGTAAACGGACTTCAGTAGATTTTTTTTAAATTTCTTTTACCATTGCTTGTTATTACGAAGATTACTGTCGGTTGTTTTTTTCGACAAGAGGTATATATTGGCAATAATTGACATTTAAGAAAGTTAAGAATAGAGCAAAACCATTCGCATGCGTATTCGATACACTTTATCCTTTCTTTTTATATTGTCCATCAATCTAATTCAATCTCAGCAACCCGATACTTTTGGGGAAGTATCTACAGAAGAATTGGAAATGACTACGTATTCAAAAGATACAACTGCAAGTGCCGTGGTTCTATATGAACGCGGCGATAATTATTTCAAGGTCATTGATGATAGAATTAGAATTGTAAAAGAATATCACATTAAAATCAAAATTTTAAATGAAAGAGGTTTTGATCAGGCAGATATTTCAATTCCACTGAGGAAAAC from Zobellia alginiliquefaciens includes:
- the kdsA gene encoding 3-deoxy-8-phosphooctulonate synthase → MDLSLIPQIKHTDSNNFFLLSGPCAIEGEEMALRIAEKIVSVTDALKIPYVFKGSFKKANRSRVDSFTGIGDEKALKILRKVSETFHVPTITDIHEISDAEMAAEYVDVLQIPAFLVRQTDLVVAAAKTGKVVNLKKGQFMSPESMKHAVTKVIDSGNEQVWITDRGTMFGYQDMVVDFRGIPTMKEYAPVVLDVTHSLQQPNQASGVTGGRPELINTMARAGIAAGVDGIFMETHFDPANAKSDGANMLHLDHLERLLTNLTAIRKTVNGLQ